From Leptospira venezuelensis, a single genomic window includes:
- the xseA gene encoding exodeoxyribonuclease VII large subunit translates to MEETKTYSVSEINSIVKQLLTGPDILRNIWIQGEISNYSKSHQGHIYFNLKDPKSLIACTFFSYSNGRYKGKPLENGMEIKAFGAVSVYEPRGQYNLNISKIEELGQGDLLLQIEELKRKLAAQGLFDPDRKRKLPAFPWRIGVATSPTGAAIEDIIRISKQRFPNIDILISPCLVQGDGAPDSIVSAIKELNDPKWDVDLIIAGRGGGSTEDLMAFNDEKVVLAFAQSRVPIISAVGHQIDSVLSDLAADHFAPTPTAAAEMAVPEMELVESGLAEFEIRLRTALKNQSNNLKEKLRILTNKKAFLDPRSMLNDRILQLDEINSRIHLLGKNYLMSAQNKFNPVSTGLLTSFKTQLERKKKEFQLLSGKLEGFSPLGTLKRGYSVVRKKGKKVVTSPTQLEKEEELEVILAEGRIRVSYQGEIQ, encoded by the coding sequence ATGGAAGAAACCAAAACATATTCCGTTTCGGAAATTAACTCTATCGTTAAACAACTTCTAACTGGACCGGACATACTTCGAAATATTTGGATCCAAGGGGAAATTTCAAATTATTCCAAGTCTCACCAAGGTCATATTTATTTTAACTTAAAAGATCCAAAATCTTTAATAGCCTGCACTTTTTTCTCTTATAGTAATGGAAGATATAAGGGAAAACCTTTGGAAAATGGAATGGAGATTAAGGCATTCGGTGCTGTTTCCGTTTACGAACCCAGAGGACAATATAATTTAAATATTTCCAAAATTGAAGAGTTAGGACAAGGGGATCTTTTACTCCAAATAGAAGAACTAAAAAGAAAACTTGCTGCTCAAGGGTTGTTTGACCCGGATAGAAAGAGAAAACTACCTGCATTTCCTTGGAGAATTGGTGTTGCCACTTCGCCTACCGGCGCGGCAATCGAGGATATTATCCGTATTTCTAAACAAAGATTTCCAAATATAGATATTCTTATCTCTCCTTGTCTTGTACAGGGAGATGGAGCTCCAGATTCTATTGTTTCTGCAATCAAAGAATTAAATGATCCTAAGTGGGATGTGGATCTGATCATTGCAGGCCGAGGTGGTGGAAGCACAGAAGACCTCATGGCATTTAATGACGAAAAAGTAGTTCTCGCATTTGCACAAAGTCGCGTTCCAATTATTTCAGCGGTTGGCCACCAGATTGATTCTGTTCTTTCTGATTTGGCAGCAGACCATTTTGCCCCTACCCCTACAGCTGCTGCAGAAATGGCTGTACCTGAAATGGAACTTGTAGAATCAGGACTTGCAGAATTTGAAATTCGACTTAGAACAGCTTTAAAAAATCAATCAAACAATCTAAAAGAGAAGCTTAGGATACTTACTAATAAAAAAGCATTTTTAGATCCAAGATCAATGCTGAACGATAGGATTTTACAGTTGGATGAGATTAATTCCAGAATACATTTATTGGGTAAAAATTATCTAATGAGTGCCCAGAATAAATTTAATCCTGTGTCGACTGGACTACTTACTTCTTTTAAAACACAATTGGAAAGAAAGAAGAAGGAGTTCCAGCTTCTCTCCGGAAAGTTGGAAGGTTTTTCTCCTTTGGGAACCTTAAAAAGAGGATACTCTGTAGTTCGTAAGAAAGGAAAAAAAGTCGTTACATCTCCAACACAATTGGAGAAAGAGGAAGAACTAGAGGTTATATTGGCGGAAGGTAGGATTCGGGTTTCTTACCAAGGTGAAATACAATGA
- a CDS encoding exodeoxyribonuclease VII small subunit, whose protein sequence is MSKKTEISFEQALTELEQIAENLERGQLTLEESIKSYERGMELRTLCQSILAEAEGKIEYLSKSGSNETQKKTASPKSETSARAATPPANDDDELF, encoded by the coding sequence ATGAGCAAAAAAACAGAAATCAGTTTTGAACAGGCCTTAACCGAATTAGAGCAGATCGCTGAAAATTTGGAAAGAGGACAATTGACCTTAGAAGAATCGATTAAATCTTATGAAAGAGGAATGGAACTTAGAACTCTCTGCCAATCTATCTTAGCGGAAGCAGAAGGGAAAATTGAATATCTTTCCAAATCAGGCAGTAATGAAACCCAAAAGAAAACTGCAAGCCCTAAGTCTGAAACTTCTGCAAGGGCTGCTACCCCACCCGCAAACGATGATGATGAGTTGTTTTAG
- a CDS encoding membrane dipeptidase has product MKTRSFRAPALVVVFLAVFATSTSVFGDPYWGTFKKDSCTAIFPGKRQYSSILYGIPSGQSWETTCANMGATINGQVFTKPSRCKNTGFNMWGEFDLIDDSCEANWSAPDEGGIYNYTHKNDGCQSSGTYAGKRKYSSRLWNIVGLSWEEACAKMPITIAGKTYTTPHRCVNTGGATGMWGEWYVADSSCEAAPQAYNRGANDSLKRTGTLSGYVDLHTHPMANLGFGGVIFHGSPFGPATTALADCPSTSDEGHSAGHSRVEAIVQDDIIGALLGTARHDNRGYAGFPYWPANNSYTHQTMYYEWIKRAYEGGMRAMVVLAVNGDYMFGATDNGLPDIIKGIAIATDPVYDLNDMNTLRRQTQAVYDMQAWIDAQSGGPGQGWFRIVKTPAEAQSVISGGKLAVVLGAEVDYLVDCTGSNCNDSMITQGVQELYDLGLRYVFPIHLKTNGFGGAGLYNILGSGTKYDCKHYGQDCNTAGLTTYGQKVLRELMKKGMIIDVGHMSAKSLDGAITFAEQQSYPGIVTGHTGVYDMANKGNRHEANPTGVALKRISTLGGMIGLITGQGNLEEIGEWRQNSDGSYIAHACGGTSQTFAQSYQYLKNLIGDPAYDGRIAIGTDFNGFAHMPGPRFGTRACPGGTSVIAQPEASKVGYPFSPDSSIRLAATLAASPSLGKYSFGNRTFDFNTEGASHIGLMPDFFEDLRQQGLKRSDLEPVYRSADFFTTMWQNAVNRSGSIQ; this is encoded by the coding sequence ATGAAAACTCGGTCTTTTCGAGCTCCTGCGTTAGTCGTCGTATTCCTAGCCGTTTTCGCTACGAGTACGTCCGTTTTCGGCGATCCATATTGGGGAACATTTAAGAAGGACAGTTGCACTGCAATTTTTCCTGGCAAACGTCAATATTCATCGATCCTTTACGGGATCCCATCTGGGCAGAGTTGGGAAACAACATGTGCCAATATGGGAGCAACTATCAATGGCCAAGTATTTACTAAGCCAAGTCGTTGCAAAAACACCGGATTCAATATGTGGGGAGAATTCGATCTAATCGATGATTCTTGCGAAGCGAACTGGTCTGCTCCTGACGAAGGTGGGATCTATAACTACACTCATAAAAATGATGGTTGCCAATCCTCAGGTACTTACGCAGGCAAAAGAAAGTATTCTTCACGTTTATGGAATATAGTTGGTCTGAGCTGGGAAGAAGCATGTGCTAAAATGCCAATCACAATCGCAGGTAAAACATATACTACACCTCATAGATGTGTGAACACAGGTGGAGCCACTGGAATGTGGGGAGAATGGTACGTTGCAGATTCAAGTTGTGAAGCTGCTCCACAGGCTTATAATAGAGGAGCTAACGATTCTCTTAAGAGAACTGGAACTCTTTCTGGTTATGTGGATCTTCATACTCACCCGATGGCAAATTTAGGTTTTGGTGGAGTTATCTTCCATGGATCTCCATTCGGACCAGCTACAACTGCATTAGCTGATTGTCCTAGCACTTCAGACGAAGGACATTCGGCAGGACACTCTAGGGTAGAAGCTATCGTTCAAGATGATATTATAGGGGCCTTATTAGGCACTGCACGACACGACAATAGAGGTTATGCAGGCTTCCCTTATTGGCCAGCTAATAATAGTTACACTCACCAAACAATGTATTACGAATGGATCAAACGCGCTTATGAAGGCGGAATGAGAGCCATGGTAGTACTTGCGGTCAATGGTGACTATATGTTCGGTGCTACTGATAACGGACTTCCTGACATTATCAAAGGAATTGCGATCGCAACCGATCCAGTTTACGACCTAAATGATATGAACACTTTACGTCGTCAGACCCAAGCAGTGTATGATATGCAAGCTTGGATCGATGCGCAAAGTGGGGGCCCAGGACAAGGTTGGTTCCGTATCGTAAAAACTCCTGCAGAAGCACAGAGTGTAATTTCTGGCGGAAAACTTGCAGTGGTTTTAGGTGCAGAAGTAGACTATTTAGTAGATTGTACTGGTAGTAACTGTAACGATTCTATGATCACCCAAGGTGTACAAGAGTTGTATGATTTAGGTTTACGTTATGTATTCCCAATTCACTTAAAAACCAACGGATTTGGTGGAGCAGGTCTCTATAATATCCTTGGAAGTGGAACGAAATACGACTGTAAGCACTACGGACAAGATTGTAACACTGCTGGTTTAACTACTTACGGGCAAAAAGTCTTGAGAGAGTTGATGAAAAAAGGAATGATCATCGATGTGGGTCATATGTCCGCAAAATCTCTGGATGGAGCTATCACCTTCGCTGAGCAACAATCATATCCTGGTATCGTAACTGGTCACACAGGTGTATATGATATGGCGAATAAGGGAAATCGTCATGAAGCAAACCCAACTGGAGTTGCTCTTAAACGTATCAGTACCTTAGGTGGAATGATCGGGCTTATCACTGGCCAAGGAAATCTGGAAGAAATAGGTGAGTGGAGACAGAATAGTGACGGCTCTTATATCGCACATGCTTGCGGTGGAACCAGCCAAACATTCGCTCAGTCTTACCAATATCTCAAAAATCTAATAGGTGATCCTGCCTACGATGGAAGGATAGCTATCGGAACAGATTTTAACGGATTTGCTCATATGCCTGGACCTCGTTTTGGAACTCGTGCTTGTCCTGGAGGAACTTCAGTCATTGCACAGCCAGAAGCTTCTAAAGTAGGATATCCTTTCTCCCCGGATTCTTCCATTAGATTAGCCGCAACTCTTGCTGCTTCTCCTTCTCTTGGTAAATACTCCTTCGGAAATAGGACATTCGATTTCAATACGGAAGGTGCGTCCCATATAGGGTTAATGCCTGACTTCTTTGAAGACTTAAGACAACAAGGATTGAAACGTTCCGATCTGGAGCCGGTCTATAGATCTGCTGACTTCTTCACAACAATGTGGCAGAACGCGGTAAATAGGAGCGGTAGCATTCAGTAA
- a CDS encoding sensor histidine kinase — protein sequence MQALLRFLFGLNYRFALRQYRKAKILSSVNFAPVFTRNAYLEILIVLRYVYLILPIIILPFAFYDLVDAFSDAKDNSFVLFDLVFYSVFLTMNVLLNSGRLHRADLDRIKLFCRIGVLLLSLTGTCITVVVFPRLPEISLFSTAMFSVAIMFRFPDHTKYFIYAINYAILYSFIYYSGNREPVLIQNPLVTLFLILIFDRVSFLTLANTYLKTQRIIRLNERLREEDTNKSDMISIAVHDLKSPLSGIMSISTILRKNLKSFSDKEKKEILTDIESSSRKILGHIDDLVGIAASGFENIKIDYDIFNINSYIRSTIQNFDYQASLKRIQFHTQFDKEDLKIRSDRKAVASILDNLVSNAVKYSPPGGSIFIHSKLIKDNGDFIQIQIRDEGKGFTDDDKKLLFSRFTRLSAKPTGNEPSTGVGLYAVHRLVELLNAKISLESIPGKGATFTLLFNRMKISD from the coding sequence ATGCAGGCGTTACTTAGGTTTCTTTTCGGGCTCAATTATCGTTTTGCACTTAGGCAGTATAGAAAAGCAAAGATACTTTCTTCCGTTAATTTTGCTCCTGTATTTACCCGAAATGCATACCTAGAAATTCTAATCGTACTTAGATATGTTTATTTGATCCTGCCGATCATCATTCTACCCTTTGCATTTTATGATTTGGTAGATGCATTTTCTGATGCTAAAGACAATTCATTCGTTCTATTTGATCTTGTATTTTATTCAGTTTTTCTCACGATGAATGTACTTTTGAATTCAGGCCGTCTGCATAGAGCGGATTTGGATCGGATCAAATTGTTTTGTAGGATTGGAGTGCTTCTTCTTTCCCTGACAGGAACATGTATCACAGTTGTGGTATTTCCTCGGCTTCCTGAGATCTCCCTTTTCTCTACTGCAATGTTCAGCGTTGCGATCATGTTCAGATTTCCGGACCATACTAAATATTTTATCTATGCTATCAATTACGCCATCCTTTACAGTTTTATTTATTATAGTGGGAACAGAGAGCCTGTACTAATACAAAATCCCCTTGTGACCTTGTTTTTGATCTTAATTTTTGATCGTGTATCTTTTTTAACTTTGGCGAATACTTATCTCAAAACCCAAAGGATCATTCGTTTGAATGAAAGGTTAAGAGAAGAAGATACGAATAAAAGTGATATGATCAGCATTGCTGTCCATGATCTTAAAAGTCCACTTTCAGGGATCATGAGTATCAGTACGATCCTGCGTAAGAACCTAAAATCATTTTCGGACAAGGAGAAGAAGGAGATCCTTACTGATATAGAAAGTTCATCCAGAAAAATTTTGGGGCATATTGACGATCTTGTTGGGATCGCTGCTTCCGGTTTTGAGAATATTAAAATAGATTATGATATTTTTAATATTAATTCGTATATACGATCAACGATTCAAAATTTTGATTATCAAGCTTCGCTAAAACGTATTCAATTTCATACTCAATTTGACAAAGAGGATCTAAAGATACGCTCCGACAGAAAAGCGGTCGCTAGTATTTTGGATAATTTGGTTTCAAATGCGGTGAAATATTCACCACCGGGTGGTTCAATATTCATTCATTCTAAATTGATAAAAGATAATGGTGATTTTATACAGATCCAAATCAGGGACGAAGGAAAAGGATTCACAGACGATGATAAAAAACTTCTTTTTTCCAGGTTCACTCGTCTTTCAGCTAAACCTACCGGTAATGAACCTTCCACTGGCGTTGGGCTTTATGCAGTTCATAGATTGGTTGAACTATTGAATGCAAAGATCAGCTTAGAAAGTATCCCAGGAAAAGGTGCTACATTCACACTTCTGTTTAATAGAATGAAAATTTCAGATTGA
- a CDS encoding LytR/AlgR family response regulator transcription factor, with translation MVRAVLVEDDKLMARTIQHYCREAFGKSLTSLKTFDELIPALYSIKENPIDLLLLDINLKGQSGYEILKLPEKDSFYTIVISSDKQNAVSAFDFGVLDFVAKPFTRERFIAAIDRMKSASASKADSMRKNSISLKKDGMIEVIRFQDILYLEASGNFTEIHLKSGRKELIRKTMESVLTELNSDFFRSHRSFIINLSEVKKILHGKGNHFKVLLGDSAEVSLSRSNYNTLKDLLG, from the coding sequence ATGGTGAGAGCTGTTCTAGTCGAAGACGACAAATTGATGGCAAGGACCATTCAGCATTATTGCAGAGAGGCATTCGGTAAAAGTTTAACTTCTCTTAAGACATTCGATGAATTAATTCCTGCTCTCTATAGTATTAAGGAAAACCCGATAGACCTTTTACTTTTGGATATCAATCTGAAAGGACAATCAGGCTACGAGATACTGAAGCTCCCTGAAAAGGATTCATTTTATACAATTGTGATTTCTTCTGACAAACAAAATGCAGTAAGTGCATTTGATTTTGGTGTTTTGGATTTCGTGGCTAAACCATTCACAAGAGAAAGATTTATTGCAGCGATAGATCGTATGAAGTCTGCCTCCGCTTCTAAAGCGGATTCTATGCGCAAAAATAGTATATCCTTAAAGAAAGATGGGATGATAGAAGTGATTCGATTCCAAGACATTCTATACTTAGAAGCTTCAGGTAATTTTACTGAGATCCATCTTAAATCAGGTCGAAAAGAACTGATACGTAAAACAATGGAATCTGTTCTAACTGAACTCAACTCCGACTTCTTTCGTTCTCATAGATCCTTTATTATCAATCTATCCGAAGTAAAGAAGATCCTACATGGAAAAGGAAATCATTTTAAAGTTCTTTTAGGAGATTCTGCAGAAGTTTCGTTATCCAGATCAAATTATAATACTCTAAAAGATTTATTGGGTTGA
- a CDS encoding membrane dipeptidase, producing the protein MNYRSVRRSVFSFVVCTMFFAGSVSVFADPYWGTFKKDSCTSIFPGKRQYSAILYGIPSGQSWETTCANMGATINGQVFTKPSRCKNTGLNMWGEFDVLDDSCEANWSATDDGGGYNWTHKNDGCQTSGTYAGKRKYSSRIWNVVGITWEAACAQLPITIAGKTYTTPTKCVNTGTTGMWGEWYVADSSCESAPKAYARGAQDSLKRTGTLSGYVDLHTHPMAHLGFGGVIFHGAPYGEPATALADCPSMSNEGHSAGHSRVEAIVQDDIIGALLSTAKHDNRGYASFPYWPANNSYTHQTMYYEWVKRAYEGGLRTMVVLAVNGDYMFGATDNGLPDIIKGIAIATDPIYDLNDMNTLRRQTQAVYDMQTWIDQKSGGAGLGWFRIVKSPSEAQSVIAAGKLAVVLGAEVDYLVDCTATTCTDTMITQGVQEMYDAGLRYIFPIHLKTNGFGGAGLYNILGSGTKYDCKHYGQDCNVAGLTSYGPKIMKALMKKGMIIDVGHMSARSLDGALTYAEQQSYPGIVTGHTGVYDMANKANRHEANPTGAALKRIIALGGMIGLIPGQGNLDEVGEWRQNSDGSYISHACGGTTQTFAQSYQYLRNLIGDQAYDGRISVGTDFNGFAHMPGPRYGTRACPGGVSTIAQPDSAKVGYPFAPDASIRKAATLSALPSLGKYTFGNRTFDFNTEGASHIGLMPDFFEDLRQQGLKRSDLEPVYRSADFFTTMWQNAVTRGASIQ; encoded by the coding sequence ATGAATTATCGGTCAGTACGAAGGTCTGTATTCAGCTTCGTAGTATGTACGATGTTTTTCGCAGGAAGTGTATCCGTGTTTGCGGATCCTTATTGGGGAACATTCAAGAAGGATAGCTGTACGTCGATTTTCCCTGGAAAACGTCAGTATTCAGCAATCCTTTACGGGATCCCTTCGGGCCAGAGTTGGGAAACTACCTGCGCGAATATGGGAGCAACCATTAACGGCCAAGTATTTACTAAGCCTAGTCGTTGTAAGAACACCGGTTTAAATATGTGGGGAGAATTCGATGTACTCGATGATTCTTGCGAAGCAAACTGGTCGGCTACAGATGACGGCGGAGGATATAACTGGACTCATAAAAATGACGGTTGCCAGACTTCTGGAACGTATGCGGGCAAAAGAAAATATTCTTCCCGTATTTGGAACGTAGTAGGTATCACCTGGGAAGCTGCATGTGCTCAATTGCCTATCACAATCGCAGGTAAAACTTATACTACTCCGACTAAATGTGTAAACACCGGGACCACAGGAATGTGGGGAGAATGGTATGTTGCAGATTCAAGTTGTGAGTCCGCTCCAAAAGCGTATGCAAGAGGTGCTCAAGATTCTCTCAAAAGAACAGGAACTCTTTCTGGTTATGTGGATCTTCATACTCACCCAATGGCTCATTTAGGTTTTGGTGGAGTGATCTTCCATGGTGCGCCTTATGGAGAACCAGCAACTGCACTTGCAGATTGCCCTAGTATGTCTAACGAAGGCCACTCTGCAGGACACTCCAGAGTAGAAGCAATCGTTCAAGACGATATTATCGGAGCTCTGCTTTCTACCGCAAAACATGATAATAGAGGATACGCAAGTTTCCCTTATTGGCCGGCAAACAATAGTTACACTCACCAAACAATGTATTATGAGTGGGTCAAACGCGCCTATGAGGGTGGTTTGAGAACTATGGTTGTACTCGCTGTGAACGGTGATTATATGTTCGGAGCGACAGACAATGGTCTTCCGGATATTATCAAAGGTATCGCAATCGCAACTGATCCTATTTACGATCTAAATGATATGAACACTTTACGTCGTCAGACCCAAGCAGTATATGATATGCAAACTTGGATCGACCAGAAAAGTGGGGGAGCGGGTCTTGGATGGTTCAGGATTGTAAAATCTCCTTCTGAAGCACAAAGTGTGATCGCTGCTGGTAAACTTGCAGTGGTTTTAGGTGCGGAAGTAGATTACCTCGTAGATTGTACAGCTACAACTTGTACTGACACGATGATCACCCAAGGTGTTCAAGAAATGTACGACGCAGGGTTACGTTATATCTTCCCGATCCACTTAAAAACCAACGGATTTGGTGGAGCTGGACTCTATAATATTCTTGGAAGTGGGACCAAGTATGATTGTAAACACTACGGACAAGATTGTAACGTTGCAGGTTTAACTTCTTACGGACCTAAGATCATGAAAGCCCTTATGAAAAAAGGGATGATCATAGATGTTGGTCATATGTCTGCAAGATCCTTGGATGGAGCTCTAACTTACGCAGAACAACAGTCCTATCCAGGTATCGTAACTGGTCACACTGGCGTATATGATATGGCGAATAAAGCAAATCGTCATGAAGCAAATCCTACTGGGGCTGCTCTTAAACGTATCATTGCACTCGGTGGAATGATCGGACTTATCCCAGGACAAGGAAACTTAGACGAAGTAGGAGAATGGAGACAAAATTCTGATGGTTCTTATATCTCTCACGCTTGTGGAGGAACTACTCAAACATTTGCTCAATCCTATCAGTATCTTAGAAATCTGATCGGTGACCAAGCGTATGATGGAAGAATTTCTGTCGGAACCGACTTTAACGGATTTGCTCATATGCCTGGACCTCGTTACGGAACCAGAGCTTGTCCAGGAGGAGTGTCAACAATCGCTCAGCCTGATTCCGCAAAAGTAGGATATCCATTTGCTCCGGATGCATCCATTAGAAAGGCTGCAACTCTTTCAGCTCTTCCTTCTCTTGGAAAGTATACATTCGGGAATAGGACATTCGACTTTAATACGGAAGGAGCTTCTCATATTGGGCTTATGCCTGACTTCTTTGAAGATTTAAGACAGCAAGGACTCAAACGTTCTGATTTGGAACCAGTCTATCGTTCTGCTGACTTCTTCACTACTATGTGGCAGAACGCAGTCACAAGAGGTGCGAGTATCCAGTAA